cacctaattaaatatgatttaattaattaattaaagagtttaattgattaattaaataagtttggtttgcaattagattgcaaagtccctagcatgacttgaagccaaatctaagttattggatgtatagtataagttaaatttatatttaaagtgtttaaatatgaatttaattaatgagaaattaattaataaagattaattaattgatttatatttgatataaattgattagaggaagacaaataattattttgggttgagaactcaaaattaagacacatgggctttttggtcatttcatagggtgacatgtggcaccatgagatggtgacacttaGTATTACACATAAgcctgccaaatattttttaatcatgtaagatgattaaaattaagattaaatataggtttaatacttggcacaatgtgattgggtcaattaaacctagaaccaatcagagggtgacatgtggcaagagtttaatgtgtcaatctagctatataagtattgttatgaaaaagaaaacaacacaaccagtaGCTATCCTCTTTctgccgccacccaaaggctcctctccctctcttcttcttcatctctcatcaattccaagagattagcaaacaatctcttaaattaaaaatactagaaattatttctagagtCCTGTTTACACCTTTAAccacttaaaaggcaaaacttgattttctaattaatagaaaaagctttagaagctgttcaagggctgccatagttgaacttggtgtggacaagctagagggacgacatctggtgtcctaaaaacgcatttgaaaggcacaaatacactgcagtgcattaagaagttagtgtatttgttctcgatctaatctagggttctaaaattaatctgattaattttaaaatcttaaatggcaaatgcagatccaaaaacatattaaaagagttttaatatgttgtttatcattgaaatcaaatagataaaaataaatcttacatgatgcatgtgaccctaggtgaaaatttttgaattcaattgtgtaaacttgtgttttttattcTTTTGCTCCTTCACTTACCACCCACAACAAGATGCTTgcaaatcaaattgctcagcaagcaacCTCTTCAAGTAAAGTTGctggtaaactgcctagtcaaccagagatgaacccaaaggagcattgtaaggtagctacattgagaagtggaagaATTTTAGAACAATCAGAGGAAGTGCCAAAAGGGGAAACCTTTAAAAAATCTAAAAGCCAAACAGACAAGAAAGAGGAAGAAGCCAAGAAGGATCAAGAGGAGGAAACTGGGAAGAAACAGAAGCTATCAAAGCCATATCAGCCTCTTCTACCTTTTTCTTAGAGATTCCAAAAAGCCAAATTggataagcagtttgggaagtttttagaagttttatagaaattttatatcaacattcccttcacCGAAAcactctctcagatgccatcctacaccaaattccttaaagaaattctgtcaaagaaaaaaaagctggaagactatgagactgttgttttaacagaggaatgcaacgccatattgcaaaacaaactgcctccaaagctaAAGGATCCAAGACGCTTTTTCATATCTTGTCTCATTGgtgacaagaaaatagacaaggacCTATGCGACCTTGGGGCAAGTGAGTTTAATGCCTTTGTCAATATGCCAAAAGCTAGAAGTCGGAGAACTAAAACCCACAACAATTTCATTGCAACTGGCTGACCGGTTCGTTAAATATCCTATgggaatacttgagaacattcctatcaagGTGGGCAAATTCTTTATTCCAGTTGATTTTGTTATCCTTCAGATGGAAAAGGATGTTCAAATCCCCATCATTttgggaagacctttcttggcaaccGCCGGAGCAATCATAGACGTAAAAAACGGGTGACTGACTCTCAAGGTAGGGgatgaagaagtggaattcaacttgtttaACACAATGAAGCATAAATTCGAACCTGATGAATGCCTTAGAGTTGACATAGTTGACAAGCAAGTTGAGGAAGAATTTCATAAGACCCATCCTGAAGATCCCCTTGAAGCATGCATTGTGTACAGCCACACAGCGAATGATAAGAACACAGAAATAGCTGCCTGTGCACAATATTTAGCAACTCATCCACTCCTACCCTTGGCTCAAGCTTTCAAGGTAGAGGagctgaaggaggaacaaaccaaaagcAATCAGGAGAAAAATTCTGAACAGGTAAAACTCAAACCTCTTCCCTCTATGCTAAGGTACGTATTCCTGGACTCAAATTCTGAATATCCTATTATTATTAATGCCAATCTATTTGAAATAGAAGAGGGAAAATTGCTAAGAGTGCTAAGGACACATAGCAAGAACAtaaggtataaaatagaagacctggaAGGGATTCATCCttccatttgcatgcataggatacctatggaagaaaatagtaaacccactattgaacatcaaagaagacttaactCAAACATGAAAAAAGTAgtgaaaaaggaaattttgaaattattagatgcaggtattatatacccGATCTTTGATAGTAAATGAATTAGTCCAGTGCATGTAGTACCTAAAAAAGGTAGGAcaattgtcattcaaaatgcaaaTGATGAATTAATCACCACTAGGGTGGTTACTAGTTGGCATATgtgtatagattataggaaattaaatAGTACCACCAGAAAAAACCAATTTTCTCTTCCTTTCATAGACCAAATGTTGGAAAGATTAGTAACACATTCCTACTTCTGCTACCTAGATGGGTATTCGAGATTCTT
The Hevea brasiliensis isolate MT/VB/25A 57/8 chromosome 15, ASM3005281v1, whole genome shotgun sequence genome window above contains:
- the LOC131174021 gene encoding uncharacterized protein LOC131174021; the protein is MPLSICQKLEVGELKPTTISLQLADRFVKYPMGILENIPIKVGKFFIPVDFVILQMEKDVQIPIILGRPFLATAGAIIDVKNGVDIVDKQVEEEFHKTHPEDPLEACIVYSHTANDKNTEIAACAQYLATHPLLPLAQAFKVEELKEEQTKSNQEKNSEQDKRSLDLNTHYATT